A region from the uncultured Bacteroides sp. genome encodes:
- a CDS encoding efflux RND transporter permease subunit: MVKFLIERPIAVLMAFTACFIVGLVTYFTLPVSLLPDIAIPEITVQVSAKNTSARELENTVVKILRQQLIQASKLKELSSKTRDGSGIIRLNFDYGTNTDLAFIEVNEKIDAAMNYLPKDTDRPKVVKASATDIPVFYLNLTLKSDSAYERTDEQAFIRLSQFAEGVIKRRIEQLPEVAMVDITGLVEQQVQIVPDENKLAVLGFSIEKLENTLDENNVEQGSMTVRDGYYEYNIKFSTLLRTKEDVENILIRKEERVIRLGDFCRVTVVPVKEKGISISNGKRAVTLAVIKQADENMDDMKQAVTETMDYFKKVYPDIDFKVSRNQTELLDYTISNLQQNLSLGFILICIVAVLFLGDVKSPFIIGLSMVVSIVISFLFFYLFKVSLNIISLAGLILALGMMIDSSIIVTENISQYRERGYTLRRACIAGTREVITPMLSSSLTTIVVFIPLVFMSGIAGAIFFDQAFSVTVGLMVSYFTGIMLLPVLYLLVYRTGIKRKSWFSHIRIHNPLKAHTLDHFYDTGINWIFSHKTSSLLFCGVSVPLCVVMFFFIRKERMPELDRNELAVRVEWNENIHVDENSRRVDGVFKVFKKETVEEAVAVGEQDYLLNNEQTLSPSETELYFKTEKPSEIAPLQQAIAGFMKSNYPLAVVSFSPPETVFEKLLVTGEPDIVAELYARKKQKAPTPETLRGLEQQFTVRTGYEPTGIAFENQLDIHVDQEKLLLYRVSYDELYRILKTTFKENSVATLHSYQQYLPIVIAGEDQTVNEVLRNTLVQTQADKNGKVDYIPLNNLIFVTPAADLKTITAGRNGEYIPYCFYGVKDPTLLVKQIKEVADNTGDWDTAFSGSFFSNREMLYELVIILFISILLMYFILATQFESFVQPLIVLLEIPIDVAFALVLLWVCGHTLNLMSAIGLIVTCGIIINDSILKLDAINELRKEGVPLLEAIHEAGRRRLRPIIMTSLTTIFAMVPLLFSSDMGSELQKPLSIAMIGAMFIGTLVSLFIIPLIYWVIYKTKKIR; encoded by the coding sequence ATGGTAAAGTTTTTGATAGAGCGACCTATTGCGGTATTGATGGCATTTACTGCGTGTTTTATTGTGGGATTGGTGACGTATTTCACCTTGCCGGTCTCTTTGTTGCCGGACATTGCTATACCGGAAATTACTGTACAAGTCTCGGCTAAAAACACATCAGCACGTGAGTTGGAAAACACAGTGGTGAAGATTTTACGGCAACAACTCATTCAGGCATCCAAGCTGAAAGAGTTGAGCAGTAAAACGCGTGACGGTTCGGGAATCATCAGGCTTAACTTTGATTACGGAACCAATACGGATCTGGCTTTTATTGAAGTGAACGAAAAGATTGATGCGGCTATGAATTATCTGCCTAAGGATACTGATCGTCCCAAAGTAGTGAAAGCCAGCGCAACGGATATCCCTGTGTTTTATCTGAACTTAACGCTGAAGAGTGATAGTGCTTATGAGCGGACGGATGAGCAGGCATTTATCCGGTTGAGTCAATTTGCTGAGGGGGTGATTAAGCGGCGTATCGAGCAGTTGCCAGAGGTGGCGATGGTAGATATTACTGGATTGGTGGAACAACAGGTGCAAATTGTACCTGATGAAAATAAACTGGCTGTATTGGGCTTTTCCATTGAAAAACTGGAAAATACGCTGGATGAAAATAATGTGGAACAGGGTAGCATGACGGTGCGTGACGGCTACTATGAGTACAATATTAAGTTCTCCACTCTGCTGCGTACAAAGGAAGATGTAGAAAATATTTTGATTCGTAAGGAGGAACGTGTCATCCGGTTGGGCGATTTTTGCCGGGTGACCGTTGTGCCGGTCAAAGAAAAGGGGATATCCATTAGTAATGGCAAACGGGCGGTAACCTTAGCCGTGATTAAGCAGGCAGATGAGAATATGGATGATATGAAGCAGGCAGTCACCGAGACGATGGATTACTTTAAAAAGGTTTATCCTGACATCGATTTCAAAGTCAGCCGTAATCAGACAGAATTGTTGGACTATACCATTTCCAACTTGCAGCAAAACCTGTCGTTGGGTTTTATCTTAATTTGTATTGTAGCTGTACTATTTTTGGGAGATGTGAAGTCTCCGTTTATCATTGGTTTGAGCATGGTGGTGTCGATTGTTATCAGTTTCCTTTTCTTTTATCTGTTTAAAGTCTCACTTAATATTATCTCATTGGCCGGGCTGATTCTGGCTCTGGGTATGATGATTGACAGTTCCATCATTGTTACGGAAAACATTTCGCAGTATCGTGAACGTGGATATACGTTGAGAAGGGCTTGTATCGCCGGAACGAGGGAGGTGATTACGCCGATGCTTAGTTCTTCTCTGACTACCATAGTCGTATTTATTCCGCTGGTTTTTATGAGCGGCATTGCAGGAGCGATTTTTTTTGATCAGGCTTTTTCGGTAACGGTAGGATTGATGGTTTCTTATTTTACCGGTATTATGTTGCTTCCGGTACTTTATCTGTTGGTTTACCGTACGGGGATCAAACGCAAATCGTGGTTTTCACACATACGTATTCATAATCCATTGAAAGCGCATACACTCGACCATTTTTATGATACGGGGATAAATTGGATCTTTTCCCATAAAACAAGTAGTCTGCTTTTTTGTGGAGTTTCCGTTCCGCTATGTGTGGTGATGTTTTTCTTTATTCGCAAAGAGCGCATGCCTGAGCTGGACCGGAACGAGTTGGCCGTACGGGTAGAGTGGAATGAGAATATCCATGTGGATGAGAACAGTCGGCGGGTGGATGGAGTATTTAAAGTATTCAAAAAGGAGACTGTGGAAGAGGCGGTGGCTGTAGGGGAACAAGACTACTTGTTGAATAATGAGCAGACGCTTTCCCCTTCGGAAACCGAACTCTATTTTAAGACGGAAAAGCCTTCGGAAATTGCACCTTTGCAACAAGCTATAGCCGGATTTATGAAATCTAATTATCCGCTGGCTGTAGTCTCTTTTTCTCCTCCTGAGACGGTGTTTGAGAAGCTGCTTGTGACCGGTGAACCTGATATTGTGGCGGAATTGTATGCCCGGAAAAAACAGAAAGCACCAACCCCCGAGACTTTACGCGGGTTGGAACAGCAGTTTACTGTGCGTACGGGGTATGAACCTACCGGTATTGCTTTTGAAAATCAGCTGGATATTCATGTTGATCAGGAGAAGTTACTTCTTTATCGTGTTTCGTATGATGAACTTTACCGGATACTAAAAACAACTTTCAAGGAGAATAGTGTGGCTACACTTCATTCTTACCAACAATATTTACCTATCGTTATTGCGGGGGAGGACCAAACCGTAAATGAAGTGTTGCGTAATACGTTGGTACAAACACAGGCGGATAAGAATGGGAAAGTGGATTATATTCCTTTGAATAATTTGATTTTCGTTACACCGGCTGCGGATTTGAAAACGATTACCGCCGGGCGTAACGGTGAATATATCCCGTATTGTTTTTATGGGGTTAAGGATCCTACATTATTGGTGAAGCAAATCAAAGAGGTGGCGGATAATACGGGCGATTGGGATACGGCATTTTCAGGAAGTTTCTTTTCTAATCGTGAGATGTTGTATGAGCTGGTTATCATTTTATTCATCTCCATTCTGTTGATGTACTTCATTCTTGCGACCCAATTCGAAAGTTTCGTTCAGCCGCTTATTGTGCTCTTGGAAATTCCGATAGATGTGGCTTTTGCATTGGTTTTACTTTGGGTTTGCGGCCATACCCTGAATCTGATGTCTGCCATAGGATTGATTGTGACATGTGGTATCATTATCAATGACTCCATATTGAAGCTGGATGCCATCAACGAACTGAGAAAAGAAGGAGTTCCTTTGCTGGAAGCTATTCATGAAGCGGGGAGAAGGCGGTTACGTCCTATCATTATGACTTCGCTGACTACTATTTTTGCTATGGTACCGCTATTGTTCTCTTCTGATATGGGATCTGAATTGCAAAAACCGTTATCTATTGCGATGATCGGGGCAATGTTTATCGGTACATTGGTTAGTTTATTCATTATCCCGCTGATTTACTGGGTGATTTACAAGACTAAAAAAATAAGATAA
- a CDS encoding TolC family protein, producing MDKIKRIKVNGKWKCRWIVCLLLGVCVSSVIAQKQITLDLKQTIAMANDSSLEAFRTKNMYLSGYWEYRTYKANRLPSLTLNMTPAEYNRDITKRYDSSEDLDVYRSQQSFYAYSNLEVKQNFDWTGGTFYLYSELGYMRSIGDNNYTQYASAPVRLGYSQSLVGYNAFRWDRKIEPLKYEKVKEQYLYNAEAVSEQVTTYFFELAMAQAEYDLAKENVASSDTLYRIGMQRLKIASISRADLLTLKLDLVNARNTLQNAISSLKRAMFSLASFLNLDKNTEIRLKLPDYPADFRVSADEALISARENNPTFLESRQNILEARQTVDKTKKESRFDASINASVGFNQVAEKFNQAYKHPMQQEMVSVSVSIPLVDWGVRKGRYNMARNNLNVVKISSRQDEISVEEDVIMTVNDFNVQQALVKSAEEALDLSIMAYNETRQRFIIGKADISSLTLSLNRQQEAQRNYISALQNYWLNYYKIRKLTLFDFASGFSLSNKFDFESQLRFRAN from the coding sequence ATGGATAAAATAAAAAGAATAAAGGTGAACGGTAAGTGGAAATGCCGGTGGATTGTGTGCTTACTGTTGGGGGTATGCGTTTCTTCTGTCATCGCCCAGAAGCAAATTACACTGGACCTAAAACAAACTATTGCTATGGCCAATGATAGTTCATTGGAAGCTTTTCGTACCAAGAACATGTATTTGTCGGGGTATTGGGAATACCGTACCTATAAGGCGAACCGTTTACCCAGTCTGACATTGAACATGACCCCTGCTGAATATAACCGGGATATTACCAAACGTTATGATTCTTCGGAAGATCTGGATGTTTACCGAAGCCAGCAGTCCTTTTATGCGTACAGTAATTTAGAGGTTAAGCAAAATTTTGACTGGACAGGAGGTACCTTTTATCTGTATTCCGAGCTGGGGTATATGCGAAGTATCGGAGATAATAATTATACTCAATATGCCAGTGCTCCCGTGCGTCTTGGCTACTCCCAGAGTTTGGTGGGGTACAATGCTTTTCGATGGGACCGGAAAATAGAACCGTTGAAGTATGAGAAAGTGAAGGAGCAATACTTGTATAATGCCGAAGCGGTTTCCGAACAGGTTACTACTTATTTCTTTGAGTTGGCTATGGCGCAAGCCGAGTATGATTTGGCTAAAGAGAATGTGGCCTCTTCCGATACGCTATACCGCATCGGTATGCAACGGCTAAAGATTGCGTCCATCAGTCGTGCCGATTTGCTAACCTTGAAACTGGATTTAGTGAATGCGCGTAATACGTTGCAAAACGCGATCAGTTCATTGAAGCGTGCAATGTTCTCATTAGCTTCTTTCCTTAATCTGGATAAGAATACGGAGATTAGGCTGAAACTTCCCGACTATCCTGCTGACTTCCGGGTCTCTGCGGATGAGGCCTTAATTAGTGCACGTGAGAATAATCCGACCTTTCTGGAATCCAGACAGAATATATTGGAAGCCCGGCAGACGGTGGATAAGACAAAAAAGGAGTCCCGCTTTGATGCAAGCATTAATGCCAGTGTCGGCTTCAATCAAGTGGCTGAAAAGTTTAATCAGGCTTATAAGCATCCCATGCAGCAGGAAATGGTCTCGGTGAGTGTTTCCATCCCTCTGGTGGATTGGGGAGTACGTAAAGGAAGATATAACATGGCACGTAATAACTTGAATGTGGTGAAGATCTCTTCCCGCCAAGATGAGATCAGTGTTGAAGAAGATGTAATTATGACCGTGAACGATTTTAATGTGCAACAAGCTCTGGTGAAAAGTGCGGAGGAAGCGCTTGATTTGTCCATTATGGCTTATAATGAAACCCGGCAGCGTTTTATCATTGGCAAGGCGGATATCAGCAGTCTTACGCTTTCACTCAATCGCCAGCAGGAGGCACAGCGCAATTATATCTCTGCTTTACAAAACTATTGGTTGAATTATTATAAAATACGCAAGTTGACTTTATTTGATTTTGCTTCCGGTTTTTCTCTTTCGAATAAGTTTGATTTTGAAAGCCAATTGCGCTTTAGGGCAAATTGA
- a CDS encoding efflux RND transporter permease subunit: protein MNRLSSFTVIVTFVCLALVGVALIPLLPVKLNPSRTLPGFTVRFNMSGISARVVEMEATSKLEAMLARIKGVKKLNSTSGNGFGRITVELDKHADVDMVRFEASTIIRQTWPELPSGVSYPYIQMQVPDQDASGPFMTFTLNAPSSPILIQRYAEEQIKPRLAKLPGIYKIELSGATPMEWRLEYDSEQLRILGVTLADIRGAIKRYYNKEFLGTHNVETPTGEQWIRLALVPDKEAGRFDPSSITVTVSDGKMIRLNELVKVTHVEEEPQSYYRINGLNSIYMSITADVAANQLELSNAIKTEMDGITTLLPAGYEIHTSYDATEYIRGELNKIYFRTGLTVLILLVFAWLITRNLKYLFLIVTSLVVNIATAVIFYYLLGLEMQLYSLAGITVSLNLVIDCTIVMADHILHRHNLKAFMSVLAATLTTIGALVIIFFLNENIRLNLQDFAAVVIVNLAVSLLVAFFFVPALIERIGLRKRLPKRTSRWKIISWLHEQIKIRRLTVYFTRLYEILISFLIRWRVAVCLLLILGFGLPVFLLPEKLTGESRWDEWYNKTFGSAAYKESVKPMVDKALGGSLRLFVEKVYDGSYFIRNEEVVLYANANLPNGSTLEQMNTLVKRMETYLSQFKEIKQFQTSIYSAQRATIQVYFKKEYQRSDFPYTLKSDMISKALQLGGGDWSIYGLQDQGFSNSVRENAGSYRIKMYGYNYDDLYALAEKLKAKLLSHRRIKEVLINSEFSWWKDDYQEFYFNLDRQRMAQEDIDVARLFAAVQPIFGKEMEAGSVVTNEGTESIKLSSRQSHGYDVWAMQYSPYGADAGKHYKLSELAVVEKGQMPQEIAKENQQYRLCLQYEYIGSNEQGEKIQKRDLKEFNATLPMGYTAESDSQSWTWGKNNNKQYLLLLVVIAIIFFTTSILFNSLRQPLAIIFVIPISYIGVFLTFYWFHLNFDQGGFASFVLLCGITVNASIYILNEYNNICSRFPRLSALHAYTKAWNAKVVPIFLTVVSTILGFVPFMIGTEKEAFWFPLAVGTVGGLIMSVIGVFFFLPVFCLKRKQL, encoded by the coding sequence ATGAATCGTTTATCTTCTTTTACTGTTATTGTAACGTTTGTCTGCCTGGCTCTGGTGGGGGTGGCTCTTATACCCTTGCTTCCGGTTAAGCTCAACCCTTCGCGTACGTTACCAGGGTTTACGGTTCGTTTCAACATGTCGGGGATTTCTGCGCGCGTAGTGGAGATGGAGGCTACCAGCAAGTTGGAAGCTATGTTGGCCCGTATCAAAGGAGTGAAGAAGTTAAATTCCACTTCCGGTAATGGCTTTGGGCGTATAACAGTGGAGTTGGATAAGCATGCCGATGTGGATATGGTACGGTTTGAAGCTTCCACGATTATCCGGCAGACTTGGCCGGAATTGCCATCCGGTGTGAGTTATCCTTATATTCAAATGCAAGTGCCGGATCAGGATGCTTCCGGTCCGTTTATGACATTTACACTCAATGCACCTTCTTCACCTATTTTGATTCAACGCTATGCCGAAGAACAAATCAAGCCTCGTCTGGCCAAACTGCCGGGCATTTATAAAATAGAATTGAGTGGAGCTACTCCCATGGAGTGGAGGTTGGAATACGATAGCGAACAATTACGTATCCTCGGAGTTACGCTTGCTGATATTCGGGGGGCGATAAAAAGGTATTATAATAAAGAATTTCTGGGGACACATAATGTGGAGACGCCAACGGGTGAACAGTGGATACGGCTGGCATTGGTACCGGATAAGGAAGCTGGACGTTTCGATCCTTCTTCTATTACCGTAACGGTTTCGGATGGAAAAATGATCCGCTTGAATGAACTGGTTAAAGTGACGCATGTGGAAGAAGAACCACAAAGTTATTACCGTATTAACGGACTGAATTCCATTTATATGTCTATAACGGCTGACGTGGCGGCCAATCAGTTGGAACTGAGTAATGCTATAAAGACTGAAATGGATGGTATAACTACTCTGCTTCCCGCAGGTTATGAGATTCATACCAGTTATGACGCTACGGAATATATCCGGGGAGAACTGAATAAAATATATTTCCGTACCGGATTGACGGTACTTATTCTTCTGGTTTTTGCTTGGCTGATTACACGCAATTTGAAGTATCTTTTTCTTATAGTTACCAGTCTTGTGGTAAATATCGCCACAGCCGTGATTTTTTATTACCTGTTGGGACTGGAAATGCAACTATATTCATTAGCGGGCATTACAGTATCATTGAATCTGGTGATAGACTGTACGATTGTTATGGCCGATCATATCTTGCATCGACATAATTTGAAGGCTTTTATGTCTGTTTTAGCCGCGACACTGACCACTATTGGGGCACTAGTTATTATCTTCTTCCTAAATGAAAATATCAGGTTGAATTTGCAGGATTTTGCAGCTGTGGTAATTGTAAATTTGGCGGTTTCTTTATTGGTCGCTTTCTTTTTTGTTCCGGCTCTGATTGAAAGAATTGGTTTACGGAAGCGGTTGCCGAAGAGGACAAGCCGCTGGAAAATCATATCATGGTTGCACGAACAGATCAAGATAAGAAGATTGACGGTGTACTTCACTCGGCTTTATGAAATTCTCATTAGTTTCCTTATTCGTTGGCGCGTGGCTGTATGTCTTTTATTGATTTTAGGTTTCGGTCTTCCTGTTTTTTTATTGCCAGAGAAGCTGACCGGAGAAAGCCGATGGGATGAATGGTATAATAAAACATTCGGATCGGCTGCTTATAAGGAATCGGTAAAGCCTATGGTGGATAAGGCGTTGGGGGGCAGCCTTCGCCTGTTTGTAGAGAAAGTGTATGACGGGAGCTATTTCATCCGCAATGAGGAAGTGGTGCTTTATGCCAATGCGAATTTGCCTAATGGGAGTACCTTGGAGCAAATGAATACGTTGGTGAAGCGTATGGAGACTTATTTGAGTCAGTTTAAAGAGATAAAACAATTTCAAACGTCGATCTATAGCGCCCAGCGTGCTACCATACAGGTCTACTTTAAGAAAGAGTATCAACGTAGTGACTTTCCTTATACGTTGAAGTCCGATATGATAAGTAAAGCTTTGCAATTGGGTGGAGGCGATTGGAGTATATACGGCTTGCAAGATCAGGGATTTAGTAATAGTGTGCGCGAAAATGCCGGTTCGTATCGCATCAAGATGTATGGATACAATTATGATGATCTTTATGCCCTGGCTGAAAAGTTGAAAGCTAAGTTGCTTTCCCACCGACGGATTAAGGAGGTGCTGATTAATTCCGAGTTCTCTTGGTGGAAAGACGATTATCAAGAGTTCTATTTCAATTTGGACAGGCAACGCATGGCTCAGGAAGATATTGACGTTGCACGGCTTTTTGCAGCCGTGCAGCCTATCTTCGGAAAAGAGATGGAAGCCGGATCCGTTGTTACGAATGAAGGAACGGAAAGCATCAAACTTTCTTCCCGTCAGTCGCATGGATATGATGTATGGGCAATGCAATATTCTCCTTATGGAGCAGATGCCGGAAAGCATTATAAACTTTCCGAATTGGCAGTTGTGGAGAAAGGACAAATGCCGCAGGAAATCGCTAAGGAAAATCAACAATACCGTTTATGTCTGCAATATGAATATATCGGTTCCAATGAACAAGGGGAGAAGATACAGAAACGTGATTTGAAAGAATTTAATGCTACTCTGCCAATGGGGTACACCGCTGAATCGGATAGTCAGTCGTGGACGTGGGGAAAGAACAACAATAAACAATATTTACTGTTGTTGGTGGTTATTGCCATTATTTTCTTTACAACAAGTATTCTGTTCAACTCATTGCGGCAACCGTTAGCTATTATTTTTGTCATCCCGATATCTTATATCGGAGTGTTCCTCACTTTTTATTGGTTTCACCTGAATTTTGATCAGGGTGGTTTCGCCTCATTTGTGTTGCTATGTGGCATTACAGTAAATGCCAGTATTTATATTTTGAATGAATATAATAATATATGTAGCCGTTTCCCCCGTCTTTCTGCATTACACGCTTATACTAAGGCGTGGAATGCTAAAGTTGTACCTATCTTTCTTACTGTTGTCTCCACTATTCTTGGTTTTGTTCCTTTTATGATTGGCACGGAGAAAGAAGCATTCTGGTTTCCCTTGGCTGTGGGTACCGTTGGTGGATTGATTATGTCGGTCATTGGTGTGTTTTTCTTCCTTCCTGTGTTTTGTTTGAAAAGAAAACAACTGTAA
- a CDS encoding DDE-type integrase/transposase/recombinase — translation MSYIPMQHGFMYLYAVIDVYSRYVIGWRLSNTLEASNCLELIQECIKYHGKPEIINTDQGSQYTGGSWAAYLESQGIKVSLGSKGRYKDNIWIERFWRTIKQEYVYLNPADNGKQLYDGIKQYMRYYNQKRPHQELDRLIPALQYQNAA, via the coding sequence ATATCTTATATACCAATGCAGCATGGCTTTATGTATCTCTACGCTGTAATTGATGTTTATAGCAGGTATGTTATCGGATGGAGGCTGAGCAATACGCTGGAGGCTTCGAATTGTCTGGAGCTGATACAGGAATGCATTAAATATCATGGAAAGCCGGAAATTATCAATACGGATCAGGGTTCTCAGTATACCGGTGGAAGCTGGGCTGCTTATCTTGAATCTCAAGGAATCAAAGTAAGTCTGGGCTCAAAAGGGAGATATAAAGACAATATCTGGATTGAACGTTTTTGGCGGACAATTAAACAAGAATACGTTTATCTGAATCCTGCGGATAATGGTAAACAACTTTATGATGGGATAAAACAGTACATGAGATATTACAATCAGAAGAGGCCACATCAGGAGTTGGACAGGCTTATTCCTGCTTTGCAATACCAAAATGCTGCATGA
- a CDS encoding IS3 family transposase encodes MIKMDKQYTDHPTSGVLTMKNILFLEGFIVNAKRVRRLMHKMNLVAIYPKKNLSKHGKFVYLKPYLLRGMRITHPNQV; translated from the coding sequence ATGATAAAAATGGATAAGCAATATACAGACCATCCGACTTCAGGTGTTCTTACGATGAAAAACATCTTGTTTTTGGAAGGTTTTATTGTGAATGCAAAACGTGTCAGACGTCTAATGCACAAGATGAATTTGGTCGCCATTTACCCCAAGAAGAATCTGTCCAAACATGGGAAGTTTGTTTATCTAAAGCCTTATTTACTTAGAGGAATGCGCATAACGCATCCCAATCAGGTTTGA
- a CDS encoding transposase, with translation MGRRSKYSPEFKAKVAIEAIKERETLTELAKRFEVCPSKIISWKEEFLKNSSKAFVKSELEDKKGRQETQRLYAKIGQLQTEVDFFAEACEDAGLKVK, from the coding sequence ATGGGACGAAGAAGTAAGTATTCACCTGAATTTAAGGCTAAGGTTGCTATCGAAGCAATCAAGGAAAGAGAAACTTTAACAGAATTGGCTAAACGTTTCGAAGTGTGTCCTTCCAAAATAATATCTTGGAAAGAAGAGTTTCTAAAGAATTCCAGCAAAGCTTTTGTCAAGTCAGAGTTGGAGGATAAGAAAGGGAGGCAAGAGACACAGCGATTATATGCCAAGATAGGACAGCTGCAGACAGAAGTTGATTTTTTTGCGGAAGCCTGCGAGGATGCCGGTCTCAAAGTCAAATGA
- a CDS encoding type B 50S ribosomal protein L31: MKKGIHPEAYRPVVFKDMSNGDMFLSRSTCNTKETIEFEGETYPLVKTEISNTSHPFYTGKSKLVDTAGRVDKFMTRYGDRKKK; the protein is encoded by the coding sequence ATGAAAAAAGGTATTCATCCTGAAGCATACCGTCCGGTAGTATTCAAAGATATGTCAAACGGTGACATGTTTTTATCACGTTCTACCTGTAACACTAAAGAAACGATTGAATTCGAAGGGGAAACTTATCCGCTAGTGAAGACTGAAATTTCAAACACTTCCCACCCTTTCTATACAGGTAAATCCAAACTGGTAGATACGGCAGGACGTGTTGATAAGTTTATGACTCGTTACGGCGATCGTAAAAAGAAATAA
- a CDS encoding endonuclease/exonuclease/phosphatase family protein, with product MRKLFIVLSLFLLMPVFVHAQEKKDTLYSVAFYNMENLFDTIHDVGKDDYEYLPDGKSKWDGVKYEAKLKNMSKVLSILSTDKLPMGPAIIGVSEVENRRVLNDLLKQPALAKRGYEIIHYEGPDKRGIDCAFLYNPKLFHLQASKLAPYVYINDTIHKTRGFLIASGYLADEHVDVIVNHWPSRGAASPARERAGEQVRILKDSLLREDPAAKIIIMGDMNDDPMDKSMSVSLGAKREVSEVGEHDLYNPWWNLLVKKGVGSLEYRGKWNLFDQIVFTGNLLGDDKSTLKFYHNEVFMRDFMFQQEGPYKGYPLRTQAGSVWLNGYSDHLPTIVYLIKEAK from the coding sequence ATGAGAAAATTATTCATCGTATTAAGTTTATTCCTTTTAATGCCTGTTTTTGTACATGCTCAGGAAAAGAAAGATACGCTATATAGCGTTGCGTTTTACAATATGGAAAACCTGTTTGATACTATCCATGATGTCGGTAAGGATGATTATGAATATCTTCCTGATGGAAAAAGTAAGTGGGACGGGGTGAAGTATGAGGCCAAATTGAAAAATATGTCAAAAGTGCTTAGCATATTATCTACTGATAAGTTGCCAATGGGTCCGGCCATTATTGGTGTTTCTGAAGTAGAAAACAGAAGAGTACTCAATGATTTATTGAAGCAACCGGCACTTGCTAAAAGGGGATACGAGATTATTCATTACGAAGGCCCGGATAAAAGGGGGATAGATTGTGCTTTTTTATACAATCCTAAGTTGTTTCACTTGCAGGCGAGTAAATTGGCTCCTTATGTATATATAAACGATACAATACACAAAACCCGGGGGTTTTTGATTGCAAGTGGCTATCTGGCTGATGAACATGTCGATGTAATCGTTAATCACTGGCCTTCTCGCGGAGCGGCTTCTCCGGCTCGGGAGCGGGCGGGAGAGCAGGTGCGCATTCTTAAAGATTCATTGTTACGCGAGGATCCTGCTGCCAAAATAATTATCATGGGTGATATGAATGATGATCCTATGGATAAAAGTATGAGTGTTTCACTAGGTGCAAAAAGAGAGGTAAGTGAAGTTGGAGAACATGATCTTTATAATCCTTGGTGGAATTTGCTGGTAAAGAAAGGTGTGGGTTCTTTGGAGTACAGAGGAAAGTGGAATTTGTTTGATCAGATAGTCTTTACCGGTAATTTGCTGGGTGATGACAAGAGTACGTTGAAGTTCTACCATAATGAAGTGTTTATGCGCGATTTTATGTTCCAGCAAGAAGGCCCATACAAAGGTTATCCTTTGAGAACTCAAGCGGGTAGTGTGTGGTTGAATGGTTATAGTGACCATTTACCAACGATCGTCTACTTAATTAAGGAGGCAAAATAG